The following is a genomic window from Apium graveolens cultivar Ventura unplaced genomic scaffold, ASM990537v1 ctg3074, whole genome shotgun sequence.
TTTATACGTGATATCTCATTCCATTCCATTTCTTTCATCTCAACAAAACCCAATATAAGTAAAACATGTTTGTGATGTAATGTAGAAAGAAAAGAAGGCATATCATCAGGACTGGAATAATAAATGCTATTGGCAGTTGAGATCCAAGTATATGTTTGGAGATTGAAGgaaaaaataaaattacaaaaagACCATTTATTCTTACACTAAAAGAAGAAGAGGGACATCAAAATTGCGCACTTTATGATAAGGGGGGAAGTAACACTTGACAAATATTGTTCAAGGGAAAAAAGACTTTCAAGCAAAAAAATTTAGGACATCAATGATATATAACATGAAGTTTTTGTCTGAAAACAAAAAGAGTGGGATGATGTTTAGAGGGGTACATTGGATTATCTATTTTGGTGTAAAGGTGTTTAAAATTGTTGACATTCAAGGACGTGATAGTGATTTTTGGGGCCATGtacgaaatattaaaatatagCCCTAAATTTATATTCCAATAAAAATTTAGGTAAATTTGTCTTAAATAAAATGAATAATGGAAATATATTGTAAacaataatatattttaataaattcattttgaaatttttttactTCTCGCATATTTTTAAACAAAATCATCTACCACACTTTTAACATCAAGTTGTTTTAAAAGGTCACTTTCAATTTTCTATCAAAACAAGTACATGCCTTTCTTGTGAAATTATTGCTCGTCAAAATTGATTTTTTGactaattaaattttattttattaaatttcaaTATGAAACGGTAATATATAAGTATGTGTAGCGGTGTCTTATTTATTCAGATCTCTGTGCGGTCGCTCACCCCACGCTACTCCAACGCTACCCATGTTGACATTATTAAATTTACTAGGTTATATACACATAAAATACTTTTCTTAAAGATAATAAACACTAGTACACGATTTATCCTCATAATGATAAAAAAAACCACCAATATGATAAAGATCGAGTCCTAAAAAGTAAATTTGGATCCTAGTTGTgcaattaaaatattaatggtATTTATGAATACTAGGGAAAAAAGGAGAGGACCCAAAAAAAACGGATTACTTTAATCATTATGATGATACATCTGATGTAGTAAATCAGTCTTATATAAAACATGACCCAACGACCAATTTGTGTTGGGAAAACTTTAAAACATGCAATAATAGGGCAATCGTATTCACTTCAAATTACAATTTAAAAACATACAATCAAAGATCAATAAAAAAATCACGAAGGTCAGACAAATTTTATAATCGGAAACAACAATATTAAACAATAACAAGAAAGAGAACTTATCTATATTGTAATTTTAATATCGTATAACGGTTGATTCGCCGAATCCTGTAAAGGACACGAATGTTCTTGCAAATATTGAGAGTATACATGTGATATGTATGAAATGAGTAGTGTGGACAATGCTCTGGAGTGACTTATTCAATGAACAACACCGCTAATGAGGTTACTAGGATTGCTAGAGTTTTGTGGGATATTTGGTTTTTTCGTAACAAAAAAATCGTGAAAAATAAGTCAGTCAACCACATTGGTGCTATAGATTGGAAAAATGGGTGACAAaaatttgaacaaatattcacAATTTTTCTATTAGATTCTAGAAGATAGCATGTGCCTACATTAAAGATTACCAAGGATGAGATTATAAATGTAATTTGTTCAATGAAATTTACAGTACCTCGTAATTTAGTGTTTTTTCTTAAGTTTGGCGTTTAATAGAAATATGTGTGTCAAACTGTTAGCATGGGAAAGACAAATTTTAGCAAGGAATTTTTTACAAGCATAATATAATGATAATCAGATTCAATATCGTTTGGAAAGGAAATATTTTATTGGGGTGATGGTGGTTTTCTTTCAATTTTTTTGAAGTCTAACGAAGATTATTAATTAACGATCCTTTTGTTCAAACTCTGAAGCTGAGAGAAAAAAGGGTCTAATATCACAAGTTGGAGTTAAAAGACGTAAAAGAACAGAAGTCAAATAATTAGCCCTTTATATCACACATAAACGTTAATAAATTATGCATTTACATAGCTATTTTGAAACAACACTTGGTGCAATGAATAATAAGTACACATGCGAACAGTTTCACGTGCAAGTAGTGTGTCTGACCCACCCTGCATTTTTATTTTTCCTGAATACTGAGGTTGGGGATTCGCTCTATAAAAACGCATATAAAATATTCGTTTCTGAATGCAAATTAAACACGCATTTtcacatatatatttttaaaaagtttACCACTTTATATTGTAAATTTGGCAAGCGCAATGTTATAATGCATTTTTGTGACATTTTTTAGATGCGTTTTTAGTGATATAAAGAGCCATATtttataattatgatattttgaaTGTTGTGATATAAAGGATCATTACCTAATCTGGGACCGTGGATATGTGGATACCTCTTACAACTTGTGGTAGCAGAAAACATCAAGCAATTTGCTAGCATTTATTGCAGCCTCAATTGATTTTGGAGATCAACATACTTGTTGGAAGGAATTCGTAGGATCAAAAACAATTTCCACTATAAACTTATACACCTTTACGAGAACAAGCAAGTTAGATTATACTATAAAATATATCACACCTTTAGTGAAATTATAAATCACCTTCCAACAACTATTAAAGCGATGAAGAACATCATGGAAACATAAACACATGTACAAAAGAGAAAATTTGATGGACACATCTAGTGATAGTATGAAACAACCTTAATGGGTATGTACCACACATCATTTATCGATATATAATTCACACCAGAACCGCGATGCAGGGATGAAAATATATTAACTCGGAATTTAGAAATTGTGTACATAAGGATTTTCTTAATATAtagttttataatttaaattaatatactATCAGTTTAACTTTTATACTCGCAAACATTGGCCAAAAATACAAAAAAGTCGGTTTACATTTTTCATCAACATTGTATAAAATCTCGTACACCAATGTGCAACAACAATAAATTAAGTGTAAAGAACATTAGGATAAATTTTATAAATGCTAAGTATTTGGGTAAAGTACAACAGAAGTATCACAAATCATGAACATCACACAAATTTCAATATTTCCAAAATTTAGAAGTTATACTTTAACATGACACGTGTCTCGCACGGGTTTTCATGCTAGGTATAGTAAAATATGATAACAAACATGTAATATTTTACCAAATTATATACTTAAATTTTTCCTCTGCATTGacattttataatattttgtGGTTGATTAGCTAATTTTAATGTAAGTTGAGGGCATTGGGATTGGTCACATGACTTAGAGTTTGTCACATCATTTAACTTACTTACGGAGAAATGAATCTCAAATTTATTCATAAATGACACATGACATCTTTTTATTCATAGAAATAATATATATGCACAAGAGTTCTATTTTCTGAAGGAATATTAAACAATAATAGATGACACCTCGTCATTCGGGAATCATTTTCGGAATGCTTTCGAAAATTTAGCATCTCTCTTTTAACTTATTCTAGAAGGTCAATGATTAGTCAACATTAGAGCATATCCAAGATACTAGCTAAACAAACCATTCAATTAAAAATATAAGTAATTTGACATAAATATCACTCCAAAAGACTAGCTATTCATTCCTTAAAAATTTTACATGCCCCTCTTCTCCCTTATATTTATGAAACCCTATCACATCCCTTATTTcatttttatgaataaaatatatatttcccTTCATTTTTAATCCTCTTTTCACTCTCTTTCTTTCCTACATTAAAATTAATAGTAAAATAATAATAAAGAGCATTGATAAAAAGTGTCATTGTAATTGTTAATCTTAGAGCAACTCCAATACAGGGTGCCAAGAGGGGTGCTAACGTCATGTGGCATGACGTGGCTTGGCACTCTTGGTTGCATTCTATTGGAGTTGAGAGATGCCATTGGGGTGTCAACTGAGTTGGCATGGGGTGTTAATTTGGGGTGCCAAAAGTTGGTGTCCCATAATTTAGGGTGTCAATTTCATTTATGGTCCCAGTGTGGTCCCAATGTTACATAAAATATCATTTCtctaatataattatattatgcATTTTTATTGAATTAGTGAAGTTGACATCTTGGGGTGTTAACCATTGAAGTGTTTTTTGAAAGAAGGGTGATAAAAATGATATGGAAGAGAGagaatttaaaatataataattttgatTATATGGCAAAGTTGAGGGATGTCAATGCCATGTTGTTTGACACCCTTATTAGTAGAGTTGAGAGATGCCAATGGGGTGCCAAATGAGTTGGCATAGGGTGCCAACTGCCAACTTTGGGTGCCAAAAGTTGGCATCCTGTAAAGTAGGGTGTCAACTTGATTTATGATCACAGCGTGGTCCCAGTGGTACATAAAATATTATTTCTCTACTAAATTTCTATTATGTATTTTTTATTGGATTAGTGAATTTGGCATCTTGAGATGTCAACTATTGGAGTGTTTTTTGAAAAAAGAGTGTTAAAAATAACATGGAACTATGGAAGAGAGagaatttaaaatataatatttttgatTATGTGGCGAAGTGAGTGTCAACCATTGGAGATGCTATTGTGATGTTCTAAACATAattgtttattatatttataaagaatgTACTAAGAGTACTTGGAGATGCTCTTAGTTAATTAGTTTTTTGTAACAAACTTTTCTTACTTAGCTCTTGTATATAAATATAAATTGGCTGCAGTTTCATTCTCTTGTAATTAAGCAATGTAACTGAATCCACTCAATTATGGAATGCACATTTTGTTCATCTTCTTTACTTCTTCATCTTGTTCGTAGCAGCTTTAACCTCACAATATTATGATGTTTCACTCAGAATTCTGAAATACTTCAACAAATTATCAACCCGACCCTTAAAAATATATTCCCATCCTAATAAAAAAACGTCTTTTCATGTTTGGTCAACTTGCTGCACCACCTTACATCGGTCCTTTCAAAATTGAATTATGTCAATTTGTTTGAGAGCAGTCTGTACCGCATCTTTCATTTTAGATGTGAAATAAAAATTGAGATGATATCCATACATCAATAGGTTGAGTTGATCCTGCAAGCCCCACATACCTATACTGATCAAGAACTGCATCAGAGATCTGATCACAAAGCTTGTCTAGATGACCCTCATTAACAGACTCAGAGGTAAAGATGAAGGTCTCCATTTTATAAAGCTGCACAATAGAGAAGCATTCTCAGATTGCACACATAGATATCCACTAACCGAGGAAGCTTAATTTTAGATGTTTATTCTTCAGGAGTTTTCTTCTAATCATCTATAGACCCCGGATATTATTAAACTGTTTACAATTCTAAAACTAAACTAAAAAACTACCTTACATCCTCTCTCAATTGTTCTTCTCTCTAAGCTTAGCTTTCTTCTTCCTCTTTAGTTGTAAAGTACAGAACACCTATTAGTTTTCATTAATGGAGTTTGTTACATAGAGTTCATGTTCATCTTCTTCTTAGTTTGTTGATTGTTACTTGTTTCTGAAAAGTGTAAATGATAAAGTttatcatggtatcagagcttgcttcGTTGATTTGAGATTTTACGAACGTATTGCATCTTCTTCGTATAGATTCTCCGTCTCCTTCGTTGATTGTGATCTCTAATGGTGTTTTCGTATGATACATCACGGCTCTCTATTATCAGGTGCAATTGCTCCAAATCTCTCGAGTTCTAATTTCTTCTTTAGTACTCTTTGCTTATTGTTTAATCTACTGAGTTAATGGCGAATAATAGAAATTTACATCTTAATCAAGATCCTACTAGCGTATATTTCATACATCCTTCATATGCAAGTTCATCGCAGCTTGTATCTACTAAGTTCAATGGCACTGGATATGCTAATTGGAAGCGATCGATGATTCTAAGTCTCTCTGCTAAAAACAAATTAAGTTTTGTTGATGGATCTTTAACTAAACCTTATAATGCTACAC
Proteins encoded in this region:
- the LOC141700905 gene encoding uncharacterized protein LOC141700905, with product MANNRNLHLNQDPTSVYFIHPSYASSSQLVSTKFNGTGYANWKRSMILSLSAKNKLSFVDGSLTKPYNATLEGKAWDRCNDLVCSWLLFNLDDVIAKSVLFFKSAREIWLDLDERFGYTSMPQLYSLEQ